Proteins encoded by one window of Arachis ipaensis cultivar K30076 chromosome B04, Araip1.1, whole genome shotgun sequence:
- the LOC107638595 gene encoding ras-related protein RABD1 — translation MSNEYDYLFKLLLIGDSSVGKSCLLLRFADDSYIDSYISTIGVDFKIRTVELEGKTIKLQIWDTAGQERFRTITSSYYRGAHGIIIVYDVTEMESFNNVKQWLHEIDRYASDSVCKLLVGNKCDLVENKVVDTQTAKAFADELGIPFLETSAKDSINVEQAFLTMAAEIKKKMGSQPTASNSSETVQMKGQPISQKNNCCG, via the exons ATGAGCAACGAATA CGATTACCTCTTCAAGCTTCTACTAATCGGTGACTCGTCCGTCGGAAAATCTTGCCTCCTCCTCAGATTCGCT GATGATTCTTATATCGACAGCTACATCAGCACCATTGGAGTTGATTTC aaAATCAGAACTGTGGAGCTGGAAGGGAAGACCATCAAGCTGCAGATT TGGGATACGGCTGGTCAGGAGCGCTTTAGGACCATAACAAGCAGTTATTACAGGGGAGCACATGGAATTATT ATTGTCTATGATGTTACCGAGATGGAAAGCTTCAACAATGTGAAGCAGTGGTTGCATGAGATAGATAGATATGCTAGTGACAGTGTCTGCAAGCTTCTTGTGGGCAATAAATGTGATTTAGTTGAGAATAAGGTTGTTGATACTCAAACTGCTAAG GCATTTGCAGATGAGCTTGGCATCCCTTTCCTCGAGACAAGTGCTAAAGATTCAATCAATGTGGAGCAGGCTTTCTTAACTATGGCAGCAGAGATTAAGAAGAA GATGGGAAGCCAACCAACTGCTAGTAATTCGTCAGAAACTGTTCAAATGAAGGGACAACCAATTTCTCAGAAAAACAACTGCTGTGGTTAG